A single window of Vibrio sp. SCSIO 43137 DNA harbors:
- the fabV gene encoding enoyl-ACP reductase FabV: MIIKPRIRGFICTTTHPVGCEANVKEQIEYTKAQGEIKNAPKRVLVVGSSSGYGLSSRIAAAFGGGASTIGVFFEKAGTERKPGTAGFYNAAAFDKLAHEEGLYAKSLNGDAFSNEAKQKTIDLIKEDLGQIDMVVYSLASPVRKLPETGEVIRSALKPIGDTYTSTAVDTNKDVIIEASVEPATEQEIKDTVTVMGGEDWELWINALSEAGVLADGCKTVAYSYIGTELTWPIYWDGALGQAKMDLDRAADALNSKLAETGGSANVAVLKSVVTQASSAIPVMPLYIAMVFKKMREENVHEGCMEQIYRMFSQRLYKEDGSAAEVDDKNRLRLDDWELRDDIQQHCRELWPQITTENLKELTDYVEYKEEFLKLFGFGVEGVDYEADVNPAVDFDIIDI; encoded by the coding sequence ATGATCATTAAACCCCGTATCCGTGGATTTATTTGTACAACAACACACCCTGTAGGCTGTGAAGCTAATGTAAAAGAGCAGATTGAATACACAAAAGCTCAGGGCGAAATCAAAAATGCACCTAAGCGGGTGCTGGTTGTAGGTTCATCAAGTGGTTATGGACTATCTTCACGTATCGCAGCTGCATTCGGTGGCGGTGCATCAACAATCGGTGTTTTCTTTGAGAAAGCGGGTACAGAGAGAAAGCCGGGCACAGCCGGTTTCTATAACGCTGCCGCATTCGACAAGCTGGCTCACGAAGAAGGTCTGTACGCTAAGAGCCTGAACGGTGATGCGTTCTCTAACGAAGCGAAGCAAAAAACCATTGATTTGATTAAAGAAGACCTTGGTCAGATCGATATGGTGGTTTACTCACTGGCTTCTCCGGTACGTAAGCTTCCGGAAACGGGTGAAGTGATTCGTTCTGCCCTGAAACCAATTGGTGACACTTATACTTCTACCGCTGTTGATACTAACAAAGACGTTATTATTGAAGCGAGTGTAGAGCCGGCAACAGAGCAGGAAATCAAAGATACGGTTACTGTTATGGGCGGCGAAGACTGGGAGCTGTGGATCAACGCGCTTTCTGAAGCTGGCGTACTGGCTGATGGTTGTAAGACAGTGGCATACAGTTATATCGGTACAGAACTGACATGGCCAATCTACTGGGATGGTGCGCTGGGTCAGGCTAAGATGGATCTGGACAGAGCCGCTGATGCCCTGAACAGCAAGCTTGCTGAAACTGGCGGTAGCGCTAACGTTGCAGTACTGAAATCTGTAGTCACTCAGGCAAGTTCAGCTATTCCTGTAATGCCTCTGTATATTGCAATGGTATTTAAGAAGATGCGTGAAGAGAATGTTCATGAAGGTTGTATGGAACAGATCTACCGCATGTTCAGTCAGCGCCTGTATAAAGAAGACGGTAGCGCAGCAGAAGTTGATGATAAGAATCGTCTGCGTCTGGATGACTGGGAACTGCGTGATGATATCCAGCAGCACTGTCGTGAGCTATGGCCTCAGATCACGACTGAAAACCTGAAGGAACTGACAGATTACGTTGAGTATAAAGAAGAGTTCCTGAAACTGTTCGGCTTTGGTGTTGAAGGCGTGGATTATGAAGCTGACGTTAACCCGGCTGTAGATTTCGATATTATTGATATCTAA
- a CDS encoding GrxA family glutaredoxin — MFVVIFGRPGCPYCVRAKDIAETLKEKRDDFNYRYVDIHAEGISKADLEKTVGKPVETVPQIFIDQDHVGGCTEFEAYAKENLELY; from the coding sequence ATGTTTGTAGTTATTTTTGGTCGCCCGGGTTGCCCATACTGTGTAAGAGCAAAGGATATTGCAGAAACCCTTAAAGAAAAACGTGATGACTTCAACTACCGTTATGTAGATATTCATGCGGAAGGCATCAGCAAAGCCGATCTGGAAAAGACAGTAGGTAAACCAGTAGAAACTGTACCTCAGATCTTTATCGACCAAGACCACGTAGGTGGCTGTACTGAGTTTGAAGCGTACGCAAAAGAGAACTTAGAGCTGTACTAA
- a CDS encoding iron-containing alcohol dehydrogenase gives MFQFMTSSKIVFGEGSLNASLSMLNQYGYSVLLVTGQNTQRAEKVIRYINSQNMRYQHVSISGEPYITMIEETAVIGRRFKPDMVVAVGGGSAIDMGKALAAIIPNQGDVYDYVEVVGRSVPLKTKPLPFIAVPTTASTGAEVTNKAVLRSGQDKVKVSLRSADIFPDVAIVDPDLTIDTPSDIVSRGAMETFTHLMEAYVCGAPNPLTDMVCEEGLRRLVRATEGLKKGYDQAVRSDLAFAAMLGGMAISNAKLGAAHGLASSLGGKLTAPHSVITARLAPFVMQENIQAAEEAGRSDILSRYKTIAEIVTARPDAEYGDSVVWTQQVLEALSLPNLAEFGICMTSFEKVAQDGMHSVSIKGNPIPLTQERLVHILEQVCDCHEQTDSEMPEQQKVSVKVNRFGYAVDEKQTSE, from the coding sequence ATGTTCCAGTTTATGACATCTTCAAAGATAGTATTTGGCGAAGGTTCGCTGAATGCTTCCCTTTCTATGCTAAATCAGTATGGATACAGTGTACTCTTAGTCACAGGGCAGAATACTCAACGTGCTGAAAAGGTTATCCGTTATATCAACTCGCAAAACATGCGCTACCAGCATGTATCTATTTCCGGTGAACCTTATATCACCATGATTGAAGAGACCGCTGTAATTGGCAGGCGCTTTAAGCCTGATATGGTGGTGGCCGTCGGTGGCGGCAGCGCTATTGATATGGGTAAAGCACTTGCCGCAATTATTCCCAATCAGGGCGATGTCTATGATTATGTGGAAGTTGTCGGCCGTAGTGTGCCCCTGAAAACCAAGCCTCTGCCATTTATAGCAGTTCCCACTACGGCCAGTACCGGCGCAGAGGTGACTAATAAAGCGGTGCTGAGATCTGGTCAGGATAAGGTGAAAGTGAGTTTACGTTCTGCTGATATCTTCCCTGATGTGGCGATCGTCGATCCCGATTTAACCATTGATACCCCGTCAGATATTGTCAGTCGCGGGGCGATGGAGACCTTTACTCATTTGATGGAAGCCTATGTCTGTGGGGCGCCGAACCCATTAACGGATATGGTGTGTGAAGAAGGGTTAAGGCGGCTGGTCAGAGCCACTGAAGGCCTGAAGAAGGGCTATGATCAAGCGGTTCGTTCCGATCTGGCTTTTGCTGCTATGCTTGGCGGAATGGCTATCTCAAATGCCAAACTTGGCGCAGCGCACGGTCTGGCTTCTTCTTTAGGGGGAAAACTGACAGCACCTCATAGCGTGATTACTGCAAGGTTGGCACCTTTTGTTATGCAGGAGAATATTCAGGCTGCTGAAGAGGCTGGTAGGAGTGATATCCTCAGTCGCTATAAGACGATTGCTGAAATAGTCACCGCTCGCCCGGATGCAGAGTATGGAGATTCAGTCGTCTGGACTCAGCAAGTATTAGAGGCACTATCTCTGCCAAATCTGGCGGAATTCGGTATCTGTATGACAAGTTTTGAGAAAGTTGCTCAGGACGGAATGCACTCGGTATCAATCAAAGGTAATCCGATACCCCTGACACAGGAACGACTTGTGCATATTCTTGAGCAGGTTTGTGACTGTCATGAACAAACGGACAGCGAAATGCCGGAACAGCAGAAGGTCAGCGTGAAAGTGAACAGGTTCGGTTATGCTGTAGATGAAAAGCAGACCTCTGAATAA
- a CDS encoding MurR/RpiR family transcriptional regulator, whose amino-acid sequence MNTLEKIQKNLENFSKSERKVAEVIMASPQTAIHSSIATLAKMADVSEPTVNRFCRRLDTKGFPDFKLHLAQSLANGTPYVNRNVEEDDGPDAYTHKIFESTMACLDVAKNSLDSMQINRAVDLLTQAKRISFFGLGASSAVAKDAQNKFIRFNIPIACFEDIVMQRMSCINCTDNDVIVLISHTGRTKSMVEVANLGRENGATVIAITAKDSPLDKAASLSITLDVPEDTDVYMPMASRVVQMTVIDVLATGFTLRRGSGFRDNLKRVKDALKDSRYDKITNF is encoded by the coding sequence ATGAATACATTAGAAAAAATTCAGAAAAATCTGGAAAACTTCAGCAAATCCGAAAGAAAGGTTGCTGAAGTAATAATGGCCTCCCCCCAGACTGCCATTCACTCCAGTATTGCAACACTGGCCAAAATGGCCGATGTCAGTGAGCCGACTGTTAACCGATTTTGTCGTCGTTTAGACACCAAAGGCTTCCCGGACTTTAAACTTCACCTTGCGCAGAGCCTTGCTAACGGCACGCCTTATGTGAACCGCAATGTTGAAGAAGATGACGGACCTGATGCTTATACGCACAAGATTTTCGAGTCCACAATGGCTTGCCTTGACGTGGCGAAAAATAGTCTGGACTCAATGCAAATCAACCGCGCCGTTGATCTGTTAACACAGGCTAAACGAATCTCTTTCTTCGGACTTGGTGCATCTTCAGCAGTAGCTAAAGACGCACAAAACAAATTTATCCGATTTAATATTCCTATCGCCTGTTTTGAAGATATTGTTATGCAGCGCATGAGTTGCATTAACTGTACAGATAACGATGTTATTGTACTTATCTCTCATACCGGCAGAACTAAGAGCATGGTAGAGGTAGCAAATCTTGGCAGGGAGAATGGCGCAACGGTTATTGCCATTACCGCTAAAGATTCGCCGCTGGATAAAGCCGCTTCTCTTTCTATCACGCTGGATGTGCCTGAAGATACCGATGTTTATATGCCGATGGCCAGCAGAGTTGTACAGATGACGGTTATTGATGTCCTGGCAACCGGCTTTACCTTACGCCGTGGTTCAGGCTTCAGGGATAACCTGAAACGGGTTAAAGATGCACTAAAAGATTCCCGCTACGATAAAATCACCAATTTCTGA
- the panP gene encoding pyridoxal-dependent aspartate 1-decarboxylase PanP has translation MENRTAEASFESLLRIFTIPEAADSALTKIEARLSQNLNEFLREHIVAEEKPLREIEKDFSDAVIPETPAFVSEHTQHLLDTLVSHSVHTSAPSFIGHMTSALPYFLMPLSKIMIALNQNLVKIETSKAFTPLERQVLGMLHKLIYGESDDFYNQWMHSAKHSLGAFCSGGTIANITALWVARNNALKADGDFTGVQNEGLFSAMRHYGYEGLAILVSERGHYSLKKAANVLGIGQSSLVAIKTDDHNRICTEDLEQKISQLKAKNIKPFAIVGVAGTTETGSIDPIRKIAEISQREGCHFHVDAAWGGATLMSNNYRHLLDGIELADSVTIDAHKQLYIPMGAGMVLFRNPDDMRAVEHHAEYILRKGSKDLGSHTLEGSRSGMAMLVYSSMHIISRPGYELLIDQSIDKAKYFSSLIKEQQDFELITEPELCLLTYRYVPVITQQALAAANPAQKRKLLKLLNDLTKYVQKKQRETGKSFVSRTRLNPLQWDKHDTIVFRVVLANPLTSEQILQSVLKEQREIATNSGSLINEIESYSRKVISN, from the coding sequence ATGGAAAACAGAACAGCAGAAGCCAGCTTCGAAAGCCTATTGCGAATCTTCACCATTCCGGAAGCAGCAGATTCCGCACTGACCAAAATAGAAGCACGCCTTTCTCAGAACCTGAACGAATTTCTTAGGGAACATATTGTTGCTGAAGAAAAGCCATTAAGAGAGATCGAGAAAGACTTTTCTGACGCTGTTATTCCGGAAACTCCGGCATTTGTTTCCGAGCATACCCAGCATCTGCTGGACACTCTTGTTTCTCACTCCGTGCATACCTCTGCGCCGAGCTTTATCGGCCATATGACCTCAGCACTGCCCTACTTTCTGATGCCTCTGTCCAAGATTATGATTGCCCTGAATCAGAATCTGGTAAAGATTGAAACCTCTAAAGCGTTTACACCGCTGGAGCGTCAGGTGCTCGGTATGCTGCATAAGCTGATCTATGGAGAGTCAGATGACTTTTACAATCAGTGGATGCACAGTGCCAAACACTCTCTGGGGGCATTCTGTTCCGGCGGAACCATCGCCAACATCACTGCACTTTGGGTAGCACGAAACAACGCACTAAAAGCGGACGGCGACTTCACCGGTGTACAGAACGAAGGGCTGTTCAGTGCCATGCGTCATTATGGCTACGAAGGTCTGGCGATTCTGGTATCAGAACGAGGCCACTACTCGCTGAAAAAAGCAGCCAATGTTCTGGGTATAGGCCAGAGTTCACTGGTGGCGATAAAAACTGATGACCATAACCGTATCTGTACTGAGGATCTGGAACAGAAAATCAGCCAGCTTAAGGCAAAAAACATTAAGCCTTTTGCTATTGTCGGTGTTGCCGGCACAACCGAGACAGGCAGCATAGACCCGATCAGAAAAATAGCCGAAATCAGCCAGCGCGAAGGCTGCCATTTCCATGTCGATGCGGCATGGGGGGGCGCCACACTGATGTCCAACAATTATCGTCACCTTCTGGACGGTATCGAACTGGCAGACTCTGTCACCATTGATGCCCACAAACAGCTGTATATCCCTATGGGAGCCGGAATGGTGCTGTTCCGCAATCCGGACGATATGAGAGCGGTCGAGCATCATGCTGAATATATTCTGCGTAAAGGCTCAAAAGATTTGGGCAGTCACACCCTTGAAGGTTCACGCTCCGGAATGGCCATGCTGGTATATTCCAGCATGCATATTATCAGCCGTCCCGGCTATGAGCTGTTGATCGATCAAAGTATCGACAAAGCCAAGTACTTCTCTTCACTGATTAAAGAGCAGCAAGACTTTGAGCTTATTACTGAGCCTGAGTTATGCCTGCTTACCTATCGATATGTTCCGGTTATTACTCAGCAAGCTCTTGCTGCCGCTAACCCTGCGCAAAAGAGAAAGCTTCTTAAGCTTCTGAATGATCTCACCAAATATGTTCAGAAGAAACAGCGTGAAACCGGTAAATCATTTGTTTCAAGAACACGCCTTAATCCACTGCAATGGGATAAACATGACACCATTGTTTTCAGGGTGGTACTTGCCAATCCGTTGACCAGTGAACAGATATTACAATCGGTTCTTAAAGAGCAGCGGGAAATTGCCACAAACAGCGGTTCTCTTATAAATGAAATAGAAAGTTACAGCCGGAAAGTTATTTCTAATTAG